One genomic region from Phragmites australis chromosome 1, lpPhrAust1.1, whole genome shotgun sequence encodes:
- the LOC133917979 gene encoding small ribosomal subunit protein bS20c-like — MATTATSPLFSLSSLSASLPSPTRPPSSLPIRSLSPRACLSASLPFASPLGGFGNWASTSSAGRWRKRGLEVVCEATTGRRPDSVKKRERQNDRHRIRNHARKAEMRTRMKKVFRALEKLRKKADAQPEEIIEIEKMISEAYKAIDKTVKVGAMHRNTGNHRKSRLARRKKAIEILRGWYVPNAEPAAAA; from the exons AtggccaccaccgccacctcccCGCTCTTctccctgtcctccctctccGCCTCCCTCCCTTCTCCCACACGAcccccctcctccctccccatcCGCTCCCTCTCCCCCCGTGCCTGCCTCTCGGCCTCCCTCCCGTTCGCCTCCCCCCTCG GTGGATTTGGGAATTGGGCGTCGACATCGTCGGCGGGGAGGTGGAGGAAGCGGGGGCTGGAGGTGGTGTGCGAGGCCACGACGGGGCGGCGGCCGGACTCGGTTAAGAAGAGGGAGCGCCAGAACGACAGGCACCGCATCCGAAACCATGCGCGCAAGGCCGAGATGCGCACCAGGATGAAGAAG GTCTTCAGAGCACTCGAGAAGCTTAGGAAGAAAGCTGATGCCCAACCTGAAGAAATcattgaaatagagaaaatgatcTCTGAGGCATACAAAGCTATCGACAAGACAGTGAAGGTCGGCGCCATGCACAGGAACACTGGGAACCATCGCAAGTCCAGGCTtgcaaggaggaagaaggctaTTGAAATACTCCGTGGTTGGTACGTTCCAAATGCTGAGCCTGCTGCTGCCGCCTAG
- the LOC133917990 gene encoding transcription factor-like protein DPB isoform X2 — protein sequence MAPPCGDAASAAAAADLTSVLSREGARLPPLPGRVGGNAAERGEDGDKNKKAKKENTQRITGWGLREYSKIVSKKVETKGRTTYNEVADEIFAELTMALNGQEFDERNIRRRVYDSFNVLIALRIIAKDKKEIKWMGLSNFRSEKIKKLEEARKELMTKIKNKKKLLQEIEKQFDDLHYIKLRNQVLQRPAESANGIHLPFLLVKASRKARVEIEISEDSKFACFDFSCTPFTLHDDVSILDGIRRNSIRRAGFATLH from the exons ATGGCGCCCCCCTGCGGTGATGCtgcttccgccgccgccgccgccgatctgACTAGCGTGCTCAGTCGCGAGGGCGCCAGGCTCCCTCCGCTTCCCGGACG CGTCGGCGGCAATGCGGCCGAgaggggggaggatggtgaCAAGAACAAGAAGGCGAAGAAGGAAAATACGCAGCGGATCACCGGGTGGGGGCTCCGCGAGTACAGCAAGATAG TTTCTAAGAAAGTTGAGACCAAAGGACGAACAACTTATAATGAG GTTGCAGATGAAATTTTTGCGGAGCTAACCATGGCGCTTAATGGTCAAGAG TTtgatgagaggaatattaggcGGAGAGTGTACGATTCTTTCAATGTGCTAATCGCACTACGTATTATCGCAAAAGACAAAAAGGAGATAAAGTGGATGGGCCTGTCTAATTTCAGATCTGAAAAGATAAAGAAGTTGGAG GAAGCTCGTAAAGAACTTATGACCAAGATTAAGAACAAGAAGAAACTTCTTCAGGAAATTGAAAAACAG TTTGATGACCTCCATTATATCAAGTTACGCAACCAGGTACTACAGAGGCCAGCAGAGAGTGCCAATGGTATCCACCTTCCATTCTTATTGGTCAAG GCGTCCAGAAAAGCAAGGGTGGAAATTGAGATTTCAGAAGACTCAAAGTTTGCGTGTTTCGACTTCAGTTG TACACCATTCACCTTGCATGATGATGTCTCAATCCTTGATGGGATCAGGCGTAACAGCATAAGGAGAGCTGGCTTTGCTACTCTTCATTAG
- the LOC133917990 gene encoding transcription factor-like protein DPB isoform X1 — MAPPCGDAASAAAAADLTSVLSREGARLPPLPGRVGGNAAERGEDGDKNKKAKKENTQRITGWGLREYSKIVSKKVETKGRTTYNEASIQVADEIFAELTMALNGQEFDERNIRRRVYDSFNVLIALRIIAKDKKEIKWMGLSNFRSEKIKKLEEARKELMTKIKNKKKLLQEIEKQFDDLHYIKLRNQVLQRPAESANGIHLPFLLVKASRKARVEIEISEDSKFACFDFSCTPFTLHDDVSILDGIRRNSIRRAGFATLH; from the exons ATGGCGCCCCCCTGCGGTGATGCtgcttccgccgccgccgccgccgatctgACTAGCGTGCTCAGTCGCGAGGGCGCCAGGCTCCCTCCGCTTCCCGGACG CGTCGGCGGCAATGCGGCCGAgaggggggaggatggtgaCAAGAACAAGAAGGCGAAGAAGGAAAATACGCAGCGGATCACCGGGTGGGGGCTCCGCGAGTACAGCAAGATAG TTTCTAAGAAAGTTGAGACCAAAGGACGAACAACTTATAATGAG GCATCTATCCAGGTTGCAGATGAAATTTTTGCGGAGCTAACCATGGCGCTTAATGGTCAAGAG TTtgatgagaggaatattaggcGGAGAGTGTACGATTCTTTCAATGTGCTAATCGCACTACGTATTATCGCAAAAGACAAAAAGGAGATAAAGTGGATGGGCCTGTCTAATTTCAGATCTGAAAAGATAAAGAAGTTGGAG GAAGCTCGTAAAGAACTTATGACCAAGATTAAGAACAAGAAGAAACTTCTTCAGGAAATTGAAAAACAG TTTGATGACCTCCATTATATCAAGTTACGCAACCAGGTACTACAGAGGCCAGCAGAGAGTGCCAATGGTATCCACCTTCCATTCTTATTGGTCAAG GCGTCCAGAAAAGCAAGGGTGGAAATTGAGATTTCAGAAGACTCAAAGTTTGCGTGTTTCGACTTCAGTTG TACACCATTCACCTTGCATGATGATGTCTCAATCCTTGATGGGATCAGGCGTAACAGCATAAGGAGAGCTGGCTTTGCTACTCTTCATTAG